One window of candidate division KSB1 bacterium genomic DNA carries:
- a CDS encoding alcohol dehydrogenase catalytic domain-containing protein has translation MKAIKLHTLQDIRLEEIPIPEIGGDEALVRMKACGICGSDTMDWYVEKKAPFYPGHEPAGIIEEVGSEVSEFKVGDRVFVHHHAPCFDCKFCRKKQYSLCPTWKAAKIDPGGLAEYFRVPAVNLRGDTLKLPDALSFEDGSLIEPTACVVKSFRKAGLKSGDTILVIGLGVMGQMHILLGRHIGARQIIGADLVPYRLEKAQEFGADAVINVASEDLIEKVKSLTRGQMADLVIIGPGSIKAMAAGLSCVGKGGTALFFTPTPDNKFLQINPFHLYFNEINLIFSYSCGPNDTLEALELIEQGVITAEKLVTHKYTLDKAKEAIDKTIEAGESLKTLVVN, from the coding sequence ATGAAAGCCATCAAACTCCACACTCTCCAGGACATTCGCCTTGAAGAAATCCCGATTCCTGAAATCGGTGGTGACGAAGCCCTTGTACGCATGAAAGCCTGCGGCATTTGCGGCAGCGACACCATGGACTGGTACGTCGAAAAAAAGGCGCCGTTTTATCCCGGGCATGAACCGGCCGGGATTATTGAAGAAGTCGGCAGTGAAGTTTCAGAGTTTAAAGTGGGTGACCGGGTTTTTGTGCACCACCACGCGCCCTGCTTTGACTGCAAGTTTTGCCGAAAAAAGCAGTACTCACTCTGTCCAACCTGGAAAGCTGCCAAAATCGACCCGGGCGGCCTGGCGGAGTACTTTCGGGTTCCTGCTGTAAATCTGCGCGGCGATACTTTGAAACTCCCGGACGCCCTCTCATTTGAAGACGGCTCCTTAATCGAACCCACGGCTTGCGTGGTCAAGTCGTTTCGAAAAGCCGGCTTGAAAAGCGGTGACACTATTTTGGTCATCGGTTTAGGGGTCATGGGGCAGATGCATATTTTGCTCGGCCGGCACATTGGCGCCAGGCAAATTATCGGCGCAGATCTGGTTCCTTATCGTCTCGAAAAGGCTCAGGAATTCGGCGCGGATGCCGTGATAAATGTGGCTTCGGAAGATTTAATTGAAAAAGTAAAAAGCCTGACTCGAGGTCAAATGGCGGATCTGGTTATTATCGGTCCCGGTTCGATAAAAGCGATGGCAGCCGGTTTATCGTGTGTCGGGAAAGGCGGCACAGCGCTGTTTTTTACCCCGACTCCGGACAACAAATTTTTGCAAATCAATCCGTTTCATCTATATTTTAATGAAATCAATCTGATTTTTAGTTATTCCTGCGGCCCAAATGATACCCTGGAAGCCTTGGAATTAATCGAGCAAGGGGTAATCACGGCTGAGAAACTGGTCACACACAAGTACACTTTAGATAAAGCCAAAGAAGCGATTGACAAAACCATTGAGGCAGGCGAATCGCTGAAGACCCTGGTGGTGAATTAA
- the amrB gene encoding AmmeMemoRadiSam system protein B, whose protein sequence is MSSNNCEYPKIRYVDAIPVQTERGQMFSLRDPGGIATDMILLSPDVYYLLQFFDGSHSKLDIRNEYHRAFGNFLFEEQLSEVLRNLDAQLFLDNDNFVQKRKAIEQAFLNSPVREASHAGQSYESDPVKLRTQLDQFFKNPEGAGPVTAKDNGQAPKGLVAPHIDIRAGGPCYTYAYKALAESEDVDCFVILGTGHSGLENLYSILAKDFETPFGRAKCDLEFIETLNSNYDTHPNEILPHKSEHTIEFQLIFLQHLFQNKRDFTFVPILCSFSYHMLNGSAFPREKKIVENFSRALKKTIAEFGKKVCLITSVDFSHVGPRYGDQSPTDTAFLNRVEQADKELLAKIESLDLKGFQRSVEKNQDCYRVCGFSPIYTLLKTIDAKRGALLNYSKTQVDEHNSTVTFASMVFH, encoded by the coding sequence ATGTCTTCTAATAACTGCGAATACCCCAAAATCAGATATGTCGACGCAATCCCGGTGCAAACCGAGCGTGGGCAGATGTTTAGTTTGCGGGATCCTGGCGGCATTGCAACCGATATGATTCTTCTTTCTCCGGATGTTTATTATTTGCTGCAATTCTTCGACGGCAGTCATTCGAAACTGGATATTCGCAATGAATACCATCGTGCGTTCGGGAACTTTCTTTTTGAAGAGCAGCTCTCGGAAGTCCTGCGCAATTTAGATGCACAACTCTTCCTGGACAATGATAACTTTGTTCAAAAACGCAAAGCGATTGAACAAGCGTTTCTCAACTCTCCTGTTCGTGAGGCATCTCATGCAGGACAAAGCTACGAATCGGATCCAGTAAAACTCAGAACTCAGCTCGATCAGTTTTTTAAAAATCCGGAGGGGGCAGGCCCGGTTACGGCAAAGGACAACGGCCAAGCGCCAAAAGGTTTAGTTGCCCCACACATTGATATACGCGCCGGCGGACCGTGTTATACATATGCCTATAAAGCCCTGGCAGAATCCGAAGATGTTGATTGCTTTGTTATTTTAGGAACCGGTCATTCCGGTTTGGAAAATCTGTATTCGATCCTGGCCAAAGATTTCGAAACTCCGTTTGGCAGGGCGAAATGCGATTTGGAATTTATTGAAACTTTAAACTCAAATTACGACACCCACCCCAATGAAATTTTGCCGCACAAGAGTGAGCACACCATCGAGTTTCAGTTGATTTTCCTGCAGCACCTTTTTCAAAATAAACGCGATTTTACCTTTGTTCCAATTCTCTGCTCCTTCTCTTATCACATGTTAAACGGTTCTGCCTTTCCAAGGGAGAAGAAAATCGTCGAGAATTTCTCACGTGCCCTCAAAAAGACCATCGCTGAATTTGGCAAGAAAGTCTGTCTGATTACGAGTGTTGACTTTTCCCACGTCGGACCGCGGTACGGCGATCAAAGCCCGACAGACACCGCGTTTTTGAACCGGGTTGAGCAAGCCGATAAAGAGCTGCTCGCAAAAATTGAATCACTCGATCTTAAAGGTTTCCAGCGGTCGGTCGAGAAAAACCAGGATTGCTATCGGGTCTGCGGATTCTCACCAATTTATACTCTTTTAAAAACCATTGATGCAAAACGAGGCGCCTTACTTAATTATTCAAAGACTCAAGTAGACGAACACAACTCGACGGTGACTTTTGCCAGCATGGTATTTCATTAA
- a CDS encoding helix-turn-helix transcriptional regulator codes for MNFKTKPKTQETAPEFFPEGYIKKAVKILKLVSEESKLRIMLLLAKKGPLTVTEIATTLEMNQSTVSHHFSLLRNADLVTTRRDGKNIYYDVNDPLWREMGKQFFDYLQKGDNIHFLGKFILKRLSK; via the coding sequence ATGAACTTTAAAACCAAACCCAAAACTCAAGAGACAGCACCAGAATTTTTTCCTGAAGGGTATATTAAAAAGGCGGTCAAAATCTTAAAATTAGTAAGCGAGGAAAGCAAGCTGCGAATTATGCTCCTGCTTGCCAAGAAAGGACCTTTAACGGTAACGGAAATCGCTACAACATTAGAAATGAATCAGTCAACCGTCAGTCATCATTTTTCACTCCTGCGAAACGCCGACCTGGTAACGACCCGGCGCGATGGCAAGAATATCTATTACGACGTTAATGACCCGCTTTGGCGTGAGATGGGCAAGCAGTTTTTTGACTACCTGCAAAAAGGGGACAATATCCATTTTCTGGGGAAATTCATTTTGAAGCGATTAAGCAAGTAA